From a region of the Roseivirga sp. 4D4 genome:
- the uvrB gene encoding excinuclease ABC subunit UvrB → MEFKLTSEFEPTGDQPKAIEGLVKGVEAGEEAQVLLGATGSGKTFSIANVIQQTQRPALILSHNKTLAAQLYGEFKQFFPENAIEYFISYYDYYQPEAFIPNSNLYIEKDLSINEEIEKLRLSATSSLLTGRRDVVVVASVSCIYGIGNPDEFGKNVVRLQVGDTVPRNQLLFALVDILYSRSEVEFKRGNFRVKGDTVDIYIAYGDFAYRIYFWGDEIESIQMIDPSTGKKISEEKIITIFPANLFVTGKDVLQQAITEIQDDLVERIDQYEQERRFLEAKRLKERTEFDLEMMRELGYCSGVENYSRYFDRRQKGQRPFCLLDYFPEDYLLIIDESHVTLPQVRAMWGGDRSRKENLVEYGFRLPSALDNRPLKFDEFEGLTNQVIYVSATPADYELTKTEGEVVEQIIRPTGLLDPIIDVRPSLNQIDDLLEEIDIRVKKEERVLVTTLTKRMAEELTKYLERAGVRVRYIHSEVSSLDRVEILRELRLGIFDVLVGVNLLREGLDLPEVSLVAILDADKEGFLRNQRSLIQTIGRAARNENGRVIMYADVTTDSMREAIDETNRRRAIQMAYNEEHGIVPTTVKKSKEAIMGQTSVADSKKGHKSYYVENEEHSIAADPVVAYMDKNALEKMIQKTQKSMEKAARELDFIEAAKMRDELNELKELLKTK, encoded by the coding sequence ATGGAATTCAAACTCACTTCAGAATTTGAGCCTACTGGCGATCAACCGAAGGCAATAGAGGGACTTGTAAAAGGTGTTGAAGCTGGCGAAGAGGCCCAGGTGTTGCTTGGGGCAACTGGGTCGGGAAAGACCTTTAGCATAGCGAATGTGATTCAACAAACGCAAAGACCTGCTTTGATCTTAAGCCATAATAAGACATTGGCAGCCCAACTGTATGGTGAGTTTAAACAGTTCTTTCCGGAAAACGCCATTGAGTATTTTATCTCCTATTACGACTACTATCAACCGGAAGCCTTTATTCCAAATAGCAACCTCTATATAGAAAAGGACTTATCTATCAATGAAGAAATTGAAAAACTAAGGCTCAGTGCGACATCATCACTCCTTACGGGAAGACGAGATGTTGTGGTAGTAGCCTCAGTTTCCTGTATCTACGGTATTGGAAACCCTGATGAGTTTGGAAAGAATGTGGTCAGGCTACAAGTGGGTGATACTGTTCCGAGAAACCAGCTGCTTTTTGCTCTAGTGGACATATTATACAGTCGATCAGAAGTCGAGTTCAAAAGGGGCAACTTCAGAGTAAAAGGAGACACAGTAGACATCTATATCGCCTACGGTGACTTTGCCTATCGTATATATTTCTGGGGAGATGAGATCGAATCGATCCAAATGATTGATCCATCCACGGGCAAAAAAATTTCAGAGGAAAAAATCATCACCATTTTCCCAGCGAACCTATTCGTTACAGGAAAGGATGTATTACAACAGGCCATCACAGAAATCCAGGATGACCTTGTTGAAAGAATAGATCAATACGAGCAAGAACGAAGATTCTTAGAGGCAAAACGTCTAAAAGAACGTACCGAATTTGACCTGGAAATGATGCGAGAGTTGGGCTACTGCTCGGGAGTTGAAAATTACTCCAGATACTTTGATCGCAGACAAAAAGGTCAACGCCCTTTCTGCCTTTTGGACTACTTCCCTGAAGACTACTTACTGATCATTGACGAAAGCCACGTAACTCTTCCTCAAGTCCGCGCAATGTGGGGTGGAGATAGATCAAGAAAAGAAAACCTTGTTGAATATGGCTTTAGGCTACCTTCGGCATTAGACAATAGACCTTTGAAATTCGATGAGTTCGAGGGTCTGACGAATCAAGTAATCTATGTCAGCGCAACCCCAGCAGACTATGAACTGACAAAAACCGAGGGAGAGGTAGTGGAGCAAATTATTCGACCTACAGGTCTTCTGGATCCTATTATCGATGTTAGACCTTCACTCAATCAAATTGACGACTTACTGGAAGAGATTGACATCCGGGTGAAGAAGGAAGAGCGCGTTCTGGTTACTACGCTAACCAAACGCATGGCGGAAGAGTTGACCAAATACCTTGAGCGTGCAGGTGTTAGGGTTAGATACATTCACTCAGAAGTTAGCTCTTTGGATCGAGTAGAAATACTCCGAGAGCTCAGGTTGGGTATTTTTGATGTTCTTGTTGGTGTAAACTTGCTTCGTGAAGGGCTAGACCTTCCTGAAGTTTCGCTAGTCGCCATCCTCGATGCTGACAAAGAAGGCTTCCTGAGAAACCAAAGGTCATTGATCCAGACCATAGGAAGGGCAGCCCGTAATGAGAATGGCCGCGTAATTATGTATGCCGATGTCACCACGGACTCTATGCGCGAGGCGATCGATGAAACGAACCGAAGAAGAGCTATACAAATGGCCTATAATGAAGAGCACGGAATTGTGCCAACCACGGTCAAGAAATCGAAAGAGGCCATCATGGGACAAACCAGTGTGGCCGACTCCAAGAAAGGTCACAAGTCTTATTATGTAGAAAATGAAGAGCACTCCATTGCTGCAGATCCTGTGGTTGCTTATATGGATAAGAATGCACTGGAGAAAATGATTCAGAAGACTCAAAAATCCATGGAGAAAGCTGCAAGAGAGCTAGACTTTATTGAAGCCGCTAAGATGAGGGATGAATTAAATGAACTGAAGGAGCTACTTAAGACAAAATGA
- a CDS encoding ATP-binding protein has protein sequence MKYSFDIPSSKNKLRLMRKFVTDVLKEHNVSDIEINMMVLAVDEVCANIIIHGHPSDDMSEVKLGINFKNEGVWFEIIDRGNAFDIVSYQEPVIEDLVRNKNKGGIGIMLVKKIMDDIQFKSTPSKNTLTLYKKVAYTK, from the coding sequence GTGAAGTATAGTTTCGACATACCGAGTAGCAAAAACAAGCTACGCTTGATGCGCAAGTTCGTCACTGACGTACTAAAAGAGCATAATGTCTCTGACATAGAGATTAACATGATGGTATTGGCCGTGGACGAAGTCTGTGCGAACATCATTATCCATGGTCACCCGTCAGATGATATGAGTGAGGTAAAACTCGGAATCAATTTTAAAAATGAGGGTGTTTGGTTCGAAATCATTGATCGAGGAAATGCCTTTGACATTGTCAGTTATCAAGAGCCCGTCATTGAAGACTTGGTAAGAAATAAGAACAAAGGCGGAATTGGGATCATGCTAGTCAAAAAGATCATGGATGATATTCAATTCAAATCTACTCCTTCAAAGAACACCCTTACCCTTTATAAAAAGGTAGCGTACACCAAATAG
- a CDS encoding nucleoside deaminase encodes MELSVHKDEYFMEQALRQAELAFESGEVPVGAVVVAEKRIIARAHNQTEQLTDVTAHAEMLAITSAFNAIGSKYLNECTLYVTLEPCVMCAGALYWAQLGKLVYGASDLKRGYSLNEKNLLHPRTELTSGLLKGESEKLMKQFFAKLR; translated from the coding sequence ATGGAGCTTAGTGTTCACAAGGATGAGTATTTCATGGAACAGGCCCTGAGGCAGGCCGAGCTTGCATTCGAGTCAGGAGAGGTGCCAGTTGGGGCAGTGGTTGTCGCTGAAAAGCGCATCATCGCCAGAGCGCATAATCAAACGGAGCAACTAACTGATGTAACGGCTCATGCTGAAATGTTGGCCATAACCTCGGCTTTCAATGCCATTGGTTCAAAGTACTTAAATGAATGTACCCTCTATGTGACGCTTGAGCCCTGTGTGATGTGTGCAGGTGCTTTATACTGGGCGCAGCTGGGTAAGTTAGTTTATGGTGCTAGTGATCTGAAGCGAGGTTATAGTTTAAATGAGAAAAACTTACTGCACCCAAGAACAGAATTGACCTCTGGTTTGTTAAAAGGGGAAAGTGAAAAGCTGATGAAGCAGTTTTTTGCTAAGCTTAGATAG
- a CDS encoding superoxide dismutase, translated as MAFELPQLPYAHDALEPHIDTRTMEIHHGKHHAGYTNNLNNAIAGTEMEGKSIEDLLANHTDNGAVRNNGGGFYNHSLFWSIMSPNGGGEPSGDLANAINEAFGSFDAFKDAFAKAAATRFGSGWAWLCVHAGGKVEVCSTANQDNSLMPNIGCGGTPILGLDVWEHAYYLNYQNRRPDYINAFFNVINWDEVSRRYSEGK; from the coding sequence ATGGCATTCGAATTACCTCAACTTCCATACGCACACGATGCTTTGGAACCACATATTGACACAAGAACAATGGAAATCCACCATGGTAAACATCATGCGGGTTATACTAACAATCTAAACAACGCTATTGCCGGAACAGAAATGGAAGGCAAGAGTATCGAAGACCTTTTAGCCAACCATACAGATAATGGTGCGGTTAGAAATAATGGCGGAGGATTTTATAACCACAGCCTTTTCTGGTCGATCATGTCGCCAAATGGTGGAGGAGAACCTTCCGGTGATTTGGCCAATGCCATCAATGAAGCTTTCGGTTCATTTGATGCTTTTAAAGATGCTTTCGCGAAAGCCGCTGCTACTCGTTTCGGTTCTGGTTGGGCATGGCTTTGTGTACATGCTGGAGGTAAGGTTGAAGTTTGTTCTACTGCAAACCAAGACAACTCTTTGATGCCTAACATCGGCTGTGGCGGAACTCCAATCTTGGGCTTAGACGTTTGGGAGCATGCCTATTATCTGAATTATCAAAACAGAAGACCTGACTATATCAATGCTTTCTTTAACGTGATCAATTGGGATGAAGTAAGTAGAAGATACTCGGAAGGAAAATAA
- a CDS encoding STAS domain-containing protein, with protein sequence MIEINKAIENNYLNIAVNGEADASSSIHLDKAIKEAMEEGHQHILIDCTNLNYISSAGLGVFMSYIEEISEKSIDFILFGLSEKVLKVFGILGLDQLLTIKENKEAAISALREV encoded by the coding sequence ATGATAGAAATAAATAAAGCAATCGAGAACAATTATCTGAACATTGCCGTAAATGGAGAAGCCGATGCAAGTTCTTCCATTCACTTGGACAAAGCGATTAAGGAAGCTATGGAGGAAGGTCATCAGCACATTCTTATTGACTGTACCAATCTCAACTATATTTCTTCTGCAGGACTTGGAGTCTTCATGTCTTACATAGAAGAAATCTCCGAAAAATCCATCGACTTCATTCTATTCGGTTTATCCGAAAAGGTCTTAAAAGTCTTTGGTATTCTCGGTTTGGACCAATTATTGACTATTAAAGAAAATAAAGAGGCAGCAATATCAGCACTCCGTGAAGTATAG
- the aspS gene encoding aspartate--tRNA ligase gives MLRSHTCGELRIEHVGTEVTLSGWVQRIRDKGGLMWIDLRDRYGVTQLTFEEGKSKAEVIEQARELGREFVIQIKGTVVERYSKNDKIPTGQIEIDTTEIIVLNASHTPPFIIEDDTDGGEDLRMKYRYLDLRRNEVREKLALRSKLAIAVRNYLAEINFLEVETPVLIKSTPEGARDFVVPSRINPGEFYALPQSPQTFKQLLMVSGFDRYFQIVKCFRDEDLRADRQPEFTQIDCEMSFVTRDDVLGVFEGMTRHLFKSIKGVELNQFPHMTYADAMEKYGSDKPDIRFGMEFVNLNEVSQNKGFNVFDQAELVVGICAKGCAEYTRKQLDALTDFVRRPQVGAKGLVYVKCNADGSFKSSVDKFYGQEDLKAWADKAGAEAGDLILVLSGATNAVRKQMNELRLHLGNELGLRKSDEYEPLWVVDFPLLEWDEETERYHAMHHPFTSPLKEDLAKLETAPGEVRANAYDLVINGVEIGGGSIRIHDREMQKTMFKHLGFTDEEAKAQFGFLMDAFEYGAPPHGGIAFGFDRLCAMFGGTETIRDYIAFPKNTSGRDVMIDSPSPVANDQLKELGIKLS, from the coding sequence ATGCTAAGATCACATACTTGCGGAGAGTTAAGAATTGAACATGTCGGAACAGAAGTGACCCTTTCTGGATGGGTACAACGTATCCGTGATAAAGGTGGGCTTATGTGGATCGATTTGCGCGATCGCTATGGCGTAACCCAACTCACTTTTGAGGAAGGAAAAAGCAAGGCGGAAGTTATCGAGCAAGCCCGTGAATTGGGAAGAGAATTTGTGATCCAGATTAAAGGAACGGTCGTAGAACGCTATTCTAAGAATGATAAAATCCCTACGGGTCAAATTGAGATTGATACGACAGAAATCATCGTGTTGAACGCCTCGCACACGCCTCCTTTCATCATAGAAGATGATACTGATGGTGGTGAAGACTTAAGAATGAAATACCGCTATCTAGACCTGAGAAGAAATGAGGTCAGAGAAAAGCTGGCGCTTAGAAGTAAGTTGGCTATAGCCGTTAGAAATTACTTAGCAGAAATCAACTTTCTAGAAGTTGAAACACCTGTTTTGATCAAGTCCACTCCGGAGGGAGCAAGAGACTTCGTTGTCCCTTCCCGAATTAACCCGGGTGAGTTCTATGCATTACCGCAATCTCCACAAACCTTTAAGCAACTCTTAATGGTTTCTGGTTTTGATCGGTACTTCCAGATTGTAAAATGCTTCAGAGATGAAGATCTACGTGCCGATCGTCAACCAGAGTTTACACAAATTGACTGTGAAATGTCTTTTGTCACGAGAGATGATGTCTTGGGAGTATTCGAAGGAATGACAAGGCATCTCTTCAAGTCTATCAAAGGAGTTGAATTGAATCAATTCCCTCATATGACTTATGCCGACGCCATGGAAAAGTATGGCAGTGACAAACCAGACATTCGGTTTGGGATGGAATTCGTCAATTTAAATGAGGTCAGTCAAAACAAAGGCTTTAATGTCTTTGACCAAGCTGAACTCGTGGTCGGAATCTGTGCCAAAGGCTGTGCAGAATATACCAGAAAGCAGTTGGATGCACTAACAGATTTTGTCAGACGACCTCAGGTAGGTGCTAAGGGACTTGTTTATGTCAAGTGCAATGCTGATGGCTCTTTTAAATCATCCGTTGATAAATTCTATGGTCAAGAAGATCTTAAGGCCTGGGCTGATAAGGCAGGTGCCGAAGCTGGAGACTTGATCTTAGTGTTATCCGGAGCCACAAATGCTGTCCGCAAACAGATGAATGAGTTGCGTCTACACTTGGGTAATGAACTGGGGCTTAGAAAAAGCGATGAATATGAGCCATTGTGGGTGGTTGACTTTCCATTATTGGAGTGGGATGAAGAAACTGAGCGATATCACGCCATGCATCATCCATTTACTTCACCATTAAAAGAAGATTTGGCTAAGCTTGAAACCGCACCTGGAGAAGTCAGAGCAAATGCCTATGATTTAGTAATCAATGGCGTTGAAATTGGTGGCGGATCGATTAGAATTCATGATCGTGAAATGCAAAAGACCATGTTTAAGCATTTAGGGTTTACGGATGAAGAAGCAAAAGCTCAATTCGGCTTCTTAATGGATGCCTTCGAATATGGAGCTCCTCCTCACGGTGGTATTGCTTTCGGCTTTGACAGACTCTGTGCTATGTTCGGTGGAACTGAAACCATCAGGGACTATATCGCATTCCCCAAGAATACCTCCGGACGTGATGTAATGATAGATTCTCCTTCACCAGTAGCAAATGATCAGTTAAAGGAGCTTGGAATAAAGCTCTCATAA
- a CDS encoding GAF domain-containing SpoIIE family protein phosphatase produces the protein MAIIIWVIATSIRILEILAAKSGLDLEISRYLPILLQDLFYVFILIYYRFKIRAVESGNFVDLLWKVFATGLVTTVISLSIRLFYDSIADTMLAENEFLDTFLYSLNRALISVFLISTLTVWKKLILYQKSRKLVVYWNVFEVALVASIFFNLTGFTLQEHLIFEILFAVLAIMAIILSGNLKWVAYLNFKQKWKSVLIIILITIYIFYFFTYLYVSPEEAITNFNAIDDLFVIVVFTFLLFYSIFSLLVILFNLPTSSVFEKKMEEAINFQRLSQSIQQGENEDQIFDVLLNSSMNAVYADAGWIEVNLDQNETKILSKHISRENINLVKEHIMTSKNRSVIKNPLATDADSDRVLVGLKKSNYRSAFVVPLTIQGQVKGFMYLLNEVSDSFNKEMISIINTFASQASVSIENFRLMGEALLNERYKEELNIAKSVQRALLPKELDHNSSFSIHAFTEAAAEVGGDYYDTFQLSEDRYAIVVGDVSGKGTSAAFHMSQMKGIFQSLVQLDLSAEEFLINANTALSKCLERTSFITLTYFIIDTKEKTLEFSRAGHCPTLFYNKKKKEARYFQDKGLGLGIIRNSTYKNFIQVNKMSFDKDDILVLYTDGISEASNAEHDEFGYDRMKNLLQQNAHYDPMMIQKVFISKLYEFCGGKDLDDDYTMLVIKFN, from the coding sequence ATGGCCATAATTATATGGGTCATCGCTACGTCAATACGTATACTGGAGATTCTGGCAGCCAAAAGTGGACTTGACCTTGAGATATCGAGATACCTGCCGATACTCTTACAAGACCTATTCTATGTATTCATTTTAATCTATTACAGATTCAAAATAAGGGCCGTTGAAAGTGGAAACTTTGTGGACCTACTTTGGAAGGTATTTGCCACTGGTCTGGTCACTACAGTAATTTCATTGTCTATCAGACTGTTCTATGACTCAATTGCTGACACCATGTTGGCTGAAAATGAGTTTCTGGATACATTTCTTTATAGCCTCAATAGGGCATTAATTTCTGTATTTCTGATTTCTACGCTTACGGTATGGAAAAAGCTTATTCTTTACCAGAAATCAAGAAAACTTGTCGTCTACTGGAATGTATTTGAAGTTGCCTTAGTGGCATCAATATTCTTTAACCTAACAGGCTTTACTTTACAGGAACATCTAATCTTCGAGATTCTTTTCGCAGTACTCGCCATTATGGCCATAATCCTCTCTGGCAATCTCAAATGGGTGGCCTATTTGAACTTTAAGCAGAAGTGGAAGAGTGTTCTCATCATCATTCTTATCACTATCTATATATTCTATTTCTTCACTTATCTCTATGTATCTCCGGAGGAGGCCATCACGAATTTTAATGCCATAGATGACTTATTCGTCATTGTGGTTTTTACCTTCTTGCTGTTCTATAGTATTTTCTCTTTGCTCGTGATTCTTTTCAACCTGCCTACCTCATCGGTATTTGAAAAGAAAATGGAGGAAGCAATCAACTTCCAGCGCCTGAGCCAATCCATTCAACAAGGTGAAAATGAGGATCAAATTTTTGATGTTTTGCTCAACTCATCAATGAATGCAGTCTATGCCGATGCCGGCTGGATTGAAGTGAACCTTGATCAAAATGAGACCAAGATATTATCAAAACACATCAGTCGAGAAAATATCAACTTGGTGAAGGAGCATATAATGACTAGCAAGAACAGGTCAGTCATTAAAAATCCACTAGCTACTGACGCAGATTCAGATAGGGTGCTGGTCGGGCTTAAAAAGTCTAACTATCGCTCTGCATTTGTAGTACCATTAACGATACAAGGTCAGGTAAAGGGATTTATGTACTTGCTCAATGAGGTATCTGATAGTTTCAACAAAGAGATGATCAGTATCATCAACACCTTTGCCAGCCAGGCAAGTGTCTCCATTGAGAACTTCAGGTTAATGGGCGAAGCGCTTTTGAATGAGCGATATAAAGAAGAATTAAACATTGCCAAAAGCGTTCAAAGAGCGCTATTACCTAAGGAATTAGATCATAATTCATCTTTTTCTATTCATGCATTCACAGAAGCAGCCGCAGAGGTTGGAGGTGACTATTATGATACTTTTCAGCTTAGTGAAGACCGATATGCTATCGTAGTAGGTGATGTATCCGGGAAAGGTACCTCAGCAGCCTTCCACATGTCGCAAATGAAGGGAATATTTCAAAGTCTTGTTCAATTAGACTTGTCAGCCGAAGAGTTTTTGATCAATGCCAACACCGCTTTAAGCAAATGCCTTGAGAGGACCTCTTTTATCACGTTGACTTATTTCATTATCGACACGAAGGAAAAGACACTTGAATTCTCACGCGCAGGCCATTGCCCAACTCTCTTTTACAATAAGAAGAAAAAGGAAGCAAGGTATTTTCAAGACAAAGGCTTAGGCTTAGGCATAATCAGAAATTCCACATACAAGAATTTCATTCAGGTGAATAAAATGTCTTTCGATAAGGATGATATTTTGGTCTTATACACTGATGGTATTTCGGAAGCTTCCAATGCCGAACATGATGAATTTGGATATGACAGAATGAAAAACCTGCTGCAACAAAATGCTCATTATGACCCGATGATGATTCAAAAAGTCTTCATCAGTAAGCTATATGAGTTTTGTGGTGGTAAAGATCTTGACGATGACTATACAATGTTGGTGATCAAGTTTAATTAG
- a CDS encoding ammonium transporter gives MRKQWIPGFALLIIVALVSLLDMPSGEEFLADPNISGADTAWMLAATALVLLMTPGLSFFYGGMVSRKNVISTMLQSFICMGVITLVWVVGGFSFAFGDSIGGFIGDPRTFAFFKGVGSATQADLAPTIPFILFALFQMKFAIITPALITGSFAERVRFSSFILFIILFSIVVYSPLAHMTWHPDGFLRKWGVLDFAGGTVVHMSAGFAAIAAAIILGKRKNHGAVHKPANVPFVLLGTGLLWFGWFGFNAGSALGANGDAAMAFATTTVASAAAMLAWVFYDALMGRKISGLGASIGAVVGLVAITPAAGFVTIGQSVFIGVAGAIISNIVVYYKNKTGIDDTLDVFPCHGVGGITGMILTGVFAKDVGLIYGDPTTFLRHMAAIFLVGGFTFGASYLLFKITNFIIPMRVNEVSEEVGLDISQHGESLSKSRSPEEIAEMMKKAS, from the coding sequence ATGAGAAAACAATGGATCCCAGGGTTTGCGCTTTTGATCATCGTAGCCCTTGTCAGCCTCCTCGATATGCCATCAGGAGAGGAGTTTTTAGCTGACCCAAACATTAGTGGAGCAGACACCGCCTGGATGCTCGCTGCCACTGCCCTCGTATTATTGATGACTCCTGGCCTTTCATTCTTTTATGGGGGTATGGTAAGCCGAAAAAATGTCATTTCTACCATGCTTCAAAGCTTCATATGCATGGGTGTAATTACCCTTGTATGGGTAGTTGGAGGCTTTAGTTTCGCCTTTGGAGATTCCATAGGAGGCTTTATAGGAGATCCGAGGACCTTCGCCTTCTTCAAAGGAGTCGGAAGCGCCACTCAGGCAGACTTAGCACCCACAATTCCATTTATCCTTTTCGCACTATTTCAAATGAAATTTGCCATTATCACCCCAGCATTGATCACAGGAAGCTTTGCTGAACGCGTGAGGTTCTCCAGCTTTATTCTATTTATCATTCTATTCAGTATTGTAGTCTATAGTCCTTTGGCGCATATGACCTGGCACCCAGATGGATTCCTCAGAAAATGGGGCGTTCTTGACTTTGCTGGTGGTACGGTAGTTCATATGTCGGCAGGTTTTGCAGCCATTGCAGCTGCCATCATTTTAGGAAAAAGAAAGAATCATGGAGCTGTTCATAAACCAGCCAATGTGCCATTTGTATTGCTGGGAACAGGCCTATTATGGTTTGGCTGGTTTGGATTTAATGCCGGTTCGGCCTTGGGTGCTAATGGCGATGCCGCCATGGCATTCGCTACTACCACTGTAGCCTCTGCTGCTGCAATGTTGGCTTGGGTCTTTTACGATGCGCTTATGGGGCGTAAGATCTCGGGACTTGGTGCTTCAATTGGCGCGGTCGTGGGACTCGTAGCCATTACTCCTGCTGCTGGTTTTGTGACCATTGGCCAAAGTGTCTTTATCGGTGTAGCTGGTGCTATTATTTCTAATATAGTAGTCTACTATAAGAACAAAACTGGAATTGATGATACGCTGGATGTTTTTCCATGCCATGGCGTTGGAGGAATTACAGGCATGATATTGACAGGCGTTTTTGCAAAAGATGTTGGATTGATATATGGGGACCCAACAACTTTCCTAAGACATATGGCGGCCATATTCCTAGTAGGAGGATTCACCTTCGGGGCATCTTACCTTCTCTTTAAAATCACCAACTTCATTATTCCTATGAGAGTAAATGAAGTTTCTGAAGAAGTAGGCCTGGATATTAGTCAGCATGGTGAAAGTCTTTCGAAGAGTAGGTCACCGGAGGAAATCGCAGAGATGATGAAGAAAGCATCATAA
- a CDS encoding biopolymer transporter ExbD encodes MRIILSIALFLSLTSAYSQTACDTLFPKQSLDSIKYEIDAFHLELVQRGLCADTSSKALHDFIKIQAPTLFDTIRRQERSLLTESSYYLLQGDCRLALNEVNEFEKVVEWELRVMNAGDTVSNFSEDPLIAGKIWARAFKDEDFDIQTIRRKFLLTIYSITLPINSNIGYLPNLGDSVVTTPLQIQLLMNQEQEVFVDSIKTDISLLPDILISQISKHRNELTVVFQVSKEVGYDSFLKVLDIVRDAYNTVQNDLAQQLYQKNLDALSEEEAKVVKDSIQRKVITQLIDP; translated from the coding sequence ATGAGAATTATCCTAAGCATCGCTCTTTTCCTATCCTTAACATCCGCCTACAGTCAGACAGCTTGTGACACCCTATTTCCAAAACAGAGCCTAGATAGCATAAAGTATGAAATAGACGCTTTTCATCTAGAACTTGTTCAGCGAGGTCTATGTGCAGATACCAGCTCAAAAGCGCTTCACGATTTCATAAAAATCCAAGCACCGACACTCTTTGATACCATAAGAAGGCAAGAAAGAAGTCTTTTAACCGAATCATCGTATTATCTACTACAAGGAGATTGCCGATTGGCCTTAAATGAAGTAAACGAATTCGAGAAAGTTGTAGAGTGGGAGTTAAGAGTTATGAATGCAGGTGATACAGTAAGTAATTTCTCTGAAGATCCCCTTATTGCTGGAAAAATCTGGGCTCGAGCTTTCAAAGATGAAGACTTCGATATTCAGACAATCAGAAGGAAGTTTCTGTTGACAATTTACTCCATCACATTACCCATAAACAGCAACATCGGATACTTGCCCAATCTTGGTGATTCTGTGGTAACTACACCTCTTCAAATTCAACTTTTGATGAATCAAGAACAAGAGGTATTTGTAGACTCGATCAAAACTGATATTTCATTATTGCCGGATATTTTGATATCACAAATCAGCAAGCATCGCAATGAACTTACAGTTGTATTTCAAGTATCAAAAGAAGTGGGATATGACAGTTTTTTGAAGGTCTTGGACATTGTGCGCGATGCTTATAATACTGTACAAAATGACTTAGCACAACAACTATATCAAAAAAACCTAGATGCCCTAAGCGAAGAAGAAGCAAAAGTTGTGAAAGATAGCATTCAAAGAAAAGTAATTACCCAGCTTATCGATCCGTAA